The Methanococcus voltae genome has a window encoding:
- a CDS encoding methanogenesis marker 15 protein, with product MTVKIAELTCGAEYSGVQAEIEKAAKLVGGEIVFPEVDLEYIDEVQKHLGFEVASANLKLMFARAMSIIEGKTDAEAVFIATCFRCAEGALVRNEVRRLIQQHTDLPVVMYSFTERTKAPELLTRMEALVTIVEKKSLLARKKQEGISLGLDSGSTTTKAIIMKDNEIVGTGWVYTKDVVKSAQEALDNALKEANLKMEDIETIGTTGYGRHNLGRHFNADLIQEELTVNSKGAAFLAKKQEGEATVIDIGGMDNKAISLNNAIPDGFTMGGICAGASGRFFEMTSRRLSVEIGELGDMAAEGNWRNVMMNSYCIVFGIQDLVTSLAEGATPNDVAAAAAHSVAEQIYEQQLQEVDVREPLILVGGSSLLKGMVMALEEILGKKIVVPEYSQYIGAVGAALLASGYRYNKKK from the coding sequence GTGACTGTTAAAATTGCAGAACTTACCTGCGGTGCTGAGTATAGTGGCGTACAGGCTGAAATTGAGAAGGCTGCTAAATTAGTCGGTGGGGAAATAGTATTTCCAGAAGTGGACCTTGAATATATTGATGAAGTTCAAAAACATCTAGGTTTTGAAGTAGCTTCAGCAAATTTAAAATTGATGTTTGCAAGAGCAATGTCAATAATAGAAGGAAAAACAGATGCTGAAGCCGTTTTTATTGCTACTTGCTTTAGATGTGCTGAAGGAGCCTTAGTAAGAAACGAAGTAAGAAGATTAATACAACAACATACGGATTTACCAGTTGTTATGTATTCATTCACTGAAAGGACAAAAGCTCCAGAATTACTTACTAGAATGGAAGCACTCGTTACAATTGTGGAAAAGAAATCATTACTTGCAAGGAAAAAGCAAGAAGGTATCAGTTTAGGTTTAGATAGTGGTTCTACAACCACAAAAGCAATCATTATGAAAGATAACGAGATTGTTGGTACAGGTTGGGTTTATACAAAAGATGTTGTTAAATCTGCTCAAGAAGCTCTTGATAATGCATTAAAAGAAGCAAATCTCAAGATGGAAGATATCGAAACAATTGGTACGACAGGTTATGGTAGACACAATCTAGGTAGGCACTTTAATGCAGACTTAATTCAGGAAGAATTAACGGTTAACTCAAAAGGTGCTGCCTTTTTAGCAAAAAAACAAGAAGGAGAAGCTACAGTTATCGATATCGGCGGTATGGACAACAAAGCTATCTCATTAAACAATGCTATTCCAGATGGTTTCACAATGGGCGGTATTTGTGCGGGTGCGAGTGGTAGATTCTTTGAAATGACTTCAAGAAGATTGAGTGTTGAAATAGGGGAACTCGGGGACATGGCGGCTGAAGGAAACTGGAGAAATGTTATGATGAACAGTTATTGTATCGTCTTCGGTATTCAGGACTTAGTAACTAGCCTTGCAGAAGGTGCTACACCAAATGACGTTGCAGCTGCTGCGGCTCACTCCGTTGCAGAGCAGATTTACGAACAACAATTACAGGAAGTCGATGTCAGGGAGCCATTAATTTTAGTAGGTGGAAGTAGCTTGTTAAAAGGTATGGTTATGGCCCTTGAAGAGATATTGGGTAAAAAAATCGTTGTTCCTGAGTACTCCCAATATATTGGTGCAGTTGGTGCGGCTTTATTAGCTTCTGGCTACAGATACAATAAGAAAAAATAA
- the cutA gene encoding divalent cation tolerance protein CutA, with product MILIYSTFPSLNSAKNVSELLLEKKLIYCANFWMHNSLYLGKTSENLDYNEKVLKEIDDGENRIITSYEVGVIYKTSTENWSELCNLFSEIHPYSTPILLKLTVEELNSEFGECLKNHGFK from the coding sequence ATGATATTGATATATTCAACGTTTCCTAGTTTAAATTCTGCTAAAAATGTTTCTGAATTGTTACTTGAAAAAAAATTAATATACTGTGCCAATTTTTGGATGCATAACTCATTATATCTCGGTAAAACTTCTGAAAATTTAGACTATAATGAAAAAGTGCTAAAAGAGATAGATGATGGAGAAAATAGGATAATAACTAGTTATGAGGTAGGTGTAATTTACAAGACTTCTACAGAAAATTGGTCTGAATTATGTAATCTTTTTAGTGAGATTCATCCTTATAGTACACCCATATTACTTAAATTGACTGTAGAAGAGTTAAATTCAGAATTTGGAGAATGTTTGAAAAATCACGGTTTTAAGTAA
- a CDS encoding ammonium transporter: MAITEIAGGTTNIAQSLASLASAGDVMFLVFAGVLVFAMQLGFALLEGGQVREKNVNNVMMKNMTDWMIAGISWLFVGYVLSTSLNLGDLVSWWGNILSASSLSNLDLANWFFGLTFAGAASTIVSGGVAERIKFSSYILIAIVITALIYPIWVHIGPWGAGLLQYADYAGSYVVHGLGGFLALGLVIALGPRAGRFVNGKPVTIAGHNIPMATIGAFVLAIGWYGFNVGSSFAVADISGVVIATTTIAMAGGGIGALLASKNDVLFTANGIVAGLVAICAGTNVVSPIGALVIGLLAGIQLPFMYKLIEKFGVDDVCGVVPVHGTAGILGGVLTGVFGLTALGGLGGVSLLDQVIAAVLTVVFGVTGGYGLGKLVGVFTKGLRVTDNEELVGLDISEHKLPAYPGKQ; encoded by the coding sequence GTGGCTATAACAGAAATTGCAGGGGGTACAACGAACATTGCCCAGAGTTTGGCAAGTTTGGCAAGTGCGGGGGACGTTATGTTCTTAGTATTTGCAGGTGTTCTTGTATTTGCCATGCAACTTGGATTTGCACTACTTGAAGGAGGACAGGTGCGTGAAAAGAACGTTAACAACGTTATGATGAAAAACATGACTGATTGGATGATTGCAGGTATATCCTGGTTATTTGTTGGTTATGTATTATCAACGTCATTAAACCTTGGAGATTTAGTATCTTGGTGGGGAAATATACTAAGTGCATCTTCATTGAGTAACTTGGATTTAGCGAACTGGTTCTTTGGTCTTACTTTTGCAGGTGCAGCATCTACGATTGTTTCTGGAGGGGTAGCTGAAAGGATTAAATTTAGTTCTTACATCTTAATTGCGATAGTAATTACCGCATTAATATATCCTATATGGGTACATATTGGTCCTTGGGGTGCCGGACTGTTACAATACGCGGATTACGCTGGTAGCTATGTAGTACACGGATTAGGGGGCTTCTTAGCTTTAGGTTTAGTAATAGCCCTTGGACCAAGAGCTGGAAGGTTTGTTAACGGCAAACCTGTCACAATTGCCGGTCACAACATACCAATGGCTACAATTGGGGCATTCGTGCTTGCCATAGGCTGGTACGGTTTCAACGTGGGGAGCTCATTTGCTGTTGCAGATATATCCGGCGTAGTTATTGCAACCACTACTATTGCAATGGCAGGGGGTGGAATAGGTGCTTTATTAGCTTCTAAAAATGATGTATTATTTACTGCAAACGGAATTGTGGCTGGATTAGTTGCAATTTGTGCAGGGACAAACGTTGTAAGCCCAATCGGTGCTTTAGTTATTGGACTATTGGCAGGAATACAGTTGCCGTTCATGTATAAATTGATTGAAAAATTCGGTGTGGATGATGTGTGTGGTGTAGTACCAGTACACGGTACAGCAGGAATTCTCGGGGGAGTCTTAACGGGTGTATTCGGATTAACTGCATTAGGAGGTCTTGGGGGCGTAAGCTTACTTGACCAGGTGATAGCTGCAGTTTTAACTGTAGTATTTGGGGTTACAGGAGGATATGGACTTGGTAAATTGGTAGGTGTCTTTACCAAAGGTCTAAGAGTTACAGATAATGAAGAACTTGTTGGTTTGGACATATCTGAACACAAATTGCCTGCATACCCTGGAAAGCAGTAA
- a CDS encoding molybdenum cofactor biosynthesis protein MoaE: MIRVSEENFNTDLEVKKMLEKHPDIGGLVNFIGVVRNVGYKDGDEKEVNKLDFEGYVPMATKKLEELANRAMEQFNIIDVTMIHRIGTLKVGENIVLIVVGASHRKEAFLACEFLIDKLKEEVPIWKKEFAKDGSYWVEQH; the protein is encoded by the coding sequence ATGATAAGAGTTTCTGAAGAAAATTTTAATACGGATTTAGAAGTTAAAAAAATGCTTGAAAAGCACCCTGATATAGGGGGACTCGTAAATTTTATTGGCGTTGTTAGGAATGTAGGGTATAAAGACGGCGATGAAAAAGAAGTCAACAAATTAGATTTTGAAGGTTATGTACCTATGGCCACTAAAAAGTTAGAAGAGCTAGCCAATAGGGCTATGGAACAGTTTAATATAATTGACGTGACAATGATACATAGAATAGGCACGTTAAAGGTAGGCGAAAATATCGTTTTAATCGTGGTTGGTGCATCACATAGAAAAGAAGCTTTTTTAGCATGTGAATTCTTGATAGATAAACTTAAAGAAGAAGTGCCAATATGGAAAAAAGAATTTGCAAAAGATGGAAGTTATTGGGTAGAACAACATTAA
- a CDS encoding heavy metal translocating P-type ATPase — MKIELQIFGMHCSSCASNIENNVLKLNGVNSIAINPVTEIGVIDYNENIVDLDAILDKVAELDFEYEIINKDIDNLKLENSNNYDDNYNSNNNKLSNEYENESELENTGKDNDNVQTRGKIAVINNTKKISLLISGMHCSMCASNIEKNVLKIDGVKYISINPVTEIARVEYDPKIANLDNMTKVIEELGFGVRISEDDVPNNFVKINNVDNKELDETNYTNNKDNNKINKISDSEKSGHAEHKENNYANKLKQLKKSTESKNSNEHTSENSEISDNLDIAIISKNENGSRTYESKLPKPPKSKKELELEHKRLQIWVGVAFSLILVIFSMMSMDATTKNFALLILSLFPMYYVALPIIQNGYTAIKHKYLNMNVMYTLGILASFLASVFATFGILSQDFMVYSTPVMLATLLTLGKYLEGKAKGKTSKAIKELMSLQVKYAVIVEIENGVEKYSKVPVERIKKGDIVLVKSGEKIPVDGTVYNGSSYVDESSITGEPIPNAKHIGDSVIGGTINQEGVLQITAQKIGKDSLLAQIIEVVRQAQATKPNFQSIADRLVNYFIPAVFLLAILFSSYWYLGGYGLLISASIFISVIVIACPCALGIAIPTAVTVGLGRSANLGILIKDTEVFELSKNINAVIFDKTGTLTEGKPSVTDYISDLPDEKFASYIVSMESNSSHPLGNAIVEYFKDKYESEMTEQMIKKVSDYQTIVGRGVEGKITDEGITKSLLVGNKSLMDQNNVPIPEKYLEKLNEYQENAQSIVFLAMDKEVNGLLAIADKLKPNAKETISNLINIGISPYMVTGDNRKTASVIGNQLGIPEENIFSEILPNEKSEIVLKIREKLNKGIKYTNTPKTCILQDTPNDKIERNVSNHKLKRVVFVGDGINDAPALSVSDIGVAMGSGTDIAIESGDVVLMNEDINSVYKFIKLSRRIYLQIKINLFWAIAYNSILIPIAGGLLIPFGIMFRPEYAAFAMTLSSLSVVGFTLMLRNYNPK, encoded by the coding sequence ATGAAAATAGAGTTACAAATATTTGGAATGCACTGCAGTAGTTGTGCATCAAATATCGAAAACAATGTTTTAAAGCTTAATGGGGTCAATTCTATAGCCATTAACCCAGTTACTGAAATAGGGGTTATAGATTACAATGAAAATATTGTGGATTTAGATGCCATACTGGATAAAGTTGCAGAATTGGATTTTGAATACGAAATTATAAACAAAGATATCGATAATTTAAAATTAGAAAATAGCAATAATTATGATGATAATTATAATAGTAATAATAATAAATTATCGAATGAATATGAAAATGAATCAGAATTAGAAAATACGGGTAAAGATAACGATAACGTGCAAACTAGGGGAAAAATTGCAGTTATCAACAATACCAAAAAGATATCTTTGCTAATTTCGGGTATGCACTGCAGTATGTGCGCATCAAACATTGAAAAAAATGTTTTAAAAATTGACGGGGTTAAATATATATCGATTAATCCTGTTACCGAAATTGCAAGAGTTGAATATGACCCAAAAATTGCTAATTTGGACAATATGACCAAAGTTATTGAAGAATTAGGTTTCGGGGTTAGGATATCTGAAGATGATGTACCCAATAATTTTGTAAAAATTAATAATGTTGATAATAAGGAATTAGATGAAACTAATTATACTAATAATAAGGATAATAATAAAATCAATAAAATTAGCGACTCTGAAAAATCAGGTCATGCAGAACATAAAGAAAATAACTATGCAAATAAACTTAAACAATTAAAAAAATCAACCGAATCTAAAAATTCCAACGAACATACTTCTGAAAACTCAGAAATTTCAGATAATTTAGATATTGCGATAATTTCTAAAAATGAAAATGGTTCAAGAACTTACGAGTCAAAATTACCAAAACCTCCTAAAAGCAAAAAAGAGCTTGAATTGGAGCATAAACGACTTCAAATTTGGGTAGGGGTAGCATTCTCCTTAATTCTTGTAATTTTCAGCATGATGTCAATGGATGCTACTACAAAGAATTTTGCATTATTGATATTGTCGTTATTCCCAATGTACTATGTAGCTTTACCAATAATTCAGAATGGCTACACTGCAATAAAGCATAAATACCTAAATATGAACGTAATGTATACATTAGGTATTTTAGCGTCATTTTTAGCATCAGTTTTTGCAACATTTGGGATTTTGTCACAGGATTTCATGGTGTACTCCACACCAGTCATGTTAGCAACATTACTAACACTCGGTAAGTATCTTGAGGGTAAAGCTAAGGGTAAAACTTCAAAGGCAATTAAGGAATTAATGAGTTTACAGGTTAAATATGCGGTTATCGTAGAAATTGAAAATGGCGTAGAAAAATATTCTAAGGTACCCGTAGAAAGAATAAAGAAAGGAGACATTGTACTAGTCAAATCAGGTGAAAAAATACCTGTCGACGGTACTGTTTACAATGGAAGTAGTTACGTTGACGAATCTTCAATAACTGGAGAGCCAATACCAAACGCAAAACATATCGGGGATAGCGTTATTGGCGGTACCATTAATCAAGAGGGAGTTTTACAGATAACTGCTCAAAAAATAGGTAAAGATTCATTACTTGCACAGATAATCGAAGTAGTTAGACAAGCACAAGCAACTAAGCCAAATTTCCAAAGTATCGCAGATCGATTAGTTAATTACTTCATACCTGCAGTATTTCTATTGGCCATTTTATTCTCTAGCTACTGGTATTTAGGCGGTTACGGGCTATTAATATCTGCATCGATATTCATATCAGTAATTGTTATCGCTTGCCCTTGTGCTTTAGGTATTGCTATTCCTACGGCTGTTACCGTAGGTTTGGGTCGTTCTGCAAACTTGGGTATACTTATAAAAGATACTGAAGTATTTGAATTATCAAAAAACATTAATGCGGTAATATTTGATAAAACAGGTACTTTAACGGAAGGTAAGCCGTCAGTAACTGATTATATATCTGATTTACCCGATGAGAAGTTTGCAAGTTATATAGTTTCAATGGAATCAAATTCTAGTCACCCTTTAGGAAATGCAATTGTAGAGTATTTCAAAGATAAATATGAATCTGAAATGACTGAACAAATGATTAAAAAAGTTTCAGATTATCAAACAATTGTTGGAAGAGGAGTTGAAGGAAAAATAACGGACGAAGGCATAACTAAAAGTTTACTTGTAGGTAATAAATCGTTAATGGATCAAAATAATGTACCAATTCCTGAAAAATACCTTGAAAAATTAAATGAATACCAAGAAAATGCCCAATCCATAGTATTTTTAGCAATGGACAAAGAAGTTAATGGTTTATTGGCAATAGCTGATAAATTGAAACCAAATGCAAAAGAAACAATTTCTAATTTGATAAACATTGGTATTAGTCCATACATGGTTACTGGGGATAACAGAAAAACTGCTTCAGTAATCGGTAATCAATTAGGAATTCCAGAAGAAAACATATTTTCTGAAATTTTACCAAATGAAAAATCAGAAATTGTGCTAAAAATAAGGGAAAAATTAAATAAAGGAATAAAATACACCAATACTCCAAAGACTTGTATTTTACAAGACACTCCAAACGATAAAATCGAAAGAAATGTTTCAAATCACAAGTTAAAGAGAGTTGTATTTGTCGGTGATGGAATAAATGACGCTCCAGCTCTTTCAGTTTCAGATATTGGAGTAGCTATGGGTTCAGGTACAGATATCGCTATAGAAAGTGGCGATGTAGTTTTAATGAATGAAGATATTAATTCCGTATACAAATTCATTAAATTGAGCCGAAGAATATATTTGCAAATTAAAATAAATTTATTCTGGGCAATTGCATACAACTCGATATTAATACCAATTGCAGGCGGGTTGTTAATACCATTTGGTATAATGTTTAGACCAGAATACGCAGCATTTGCAATGACTTTGAGCTCCCTATCTGTTGTAGGATTTACCTTAATGCTTAGAAACTACAATCCAAAATAA
- the pth2 gene encoding peptidyl-tRNA hydrolase Pth2, whose product MFEQVIVIRNDLKMGKGKIAAQASHAAIQAFLHAEKICPDAVKKWMNEGQKKVVVKVNSESELLEVFKNANIEGLPVGLIRDAGRTQIASGTLTAVGIGPEKEEKISKITKDLKLL is encoded by the coding sequence ATGTTTGAACAAGTTATTGTTATTAGAAACGACTTAAAAATGGGCAAAGGCAAAATAGCGGCACAAGCAAGCCATGCTGCGATACAGGCTTTTTTACATGCTGAAAAAATTTGTCCAGATGCAGTCAAAAAATGGATGAATGAAGGCCAAAAAAAGGTAGTTGTAAAAGTTAATTCGGAAAGTGAGCTTTTAGAAGTGTTTAAAAATGCAAATATTGAAGGTTTACCTGTTGGATTAATAAGAGATGCAGGAAGAACCCAAATTGCTTCGGGAACGCTTACTGCTGTAGGCATTGGTCCAGAAAAAGAAGAAAAAATTTCCAAAATTACCAAAGATTTAAAATTGCTATAA
- a CDS encoding FprA family A-type flavoprotein encodes MKITDRVYYIGVVDWKANHFHGFDIQGTSYNSYLILDDKKVIIDAVKKEYYPTFIENIAKIINPEKIDYIIVNHAEMDHSSSLEYLVRDTGAKVVLNKVTKEYLEKMYDTTDWHFIIVDTNETLDIGERTLKFIRTPMLHWTDNMVTYSSDGILYSNDAFGQHLATSERFADQIDGGGRSFYEAKDYFASIILPYRMFVGSVLEELSQYDINYICPAHGTVWRGDLIDDIIYKYALWSSDVPRNKAVILYGSMYGSTEKIAYALADGLVGAGVTVRILNTESPVNKIMNELMDARYVLIGSPTMNANIYPPVRNILSWLEDLKPIDKLGVAFGSYGWVECATGHICETFKKLNYEIIDDECLKIQFTPSVEELRECREFGRKLGSTTNNNNNNNNNYGN; translated from the coding sequence ATGAAAATTACTGACAGAGTCTATTATATAGGCGTCGTAGATTGGAAAGCAAACCATTTTCACGGTTTTGACATACAAGGTACGAGCTACAACTCTTATTTAATACTCGATGATAAAAAAGTTATAATAGATGCAGTAAAAAAAGAATACTACCCCACATTTATAGAAAATATTGCTAAGATAATAAATCCAGAGAAGATTGATTATATTATAGTTAATCACGCGGAAATGGATCATAGCAGTAGTTTAGAGTATTTAGTTAGGGATACCGGTGCTAAAGTTGTATTAAATAAAGTTACAAAGGAATACTTAGAAAAAATGTATGATACAACAGATTGGCATTTTATAATTGTAGATACTAATGAGACTTTAGATATAGGTGAAAGAACTTTAAAATTCATAAGAACGCCAATGCTACATTGGACTGATAACATGGTAACCTACTCGAGTGATGGAATACTCTATTCAAATGATGCGTTCGGTCAACATTTGGCGACTTCAGAAAGGTTTGCTGATCAAATCGATGGTGGGGGTAGGTCATTCTACGAAGCTAAGGATTATTTTGCTTCTATTATCTTACCATATCGTATGTTCGTAGGTTCAGTATTGGAAGAATTATCGCAATATGATATAAATTACATATGCCCCGCACATGGTACGGTATGGAGAGGCGATTTAATCGACGATATAATCTACAAATATGCCCTTTGGAGTTCAGACGTCCCAAGAAATAAAGCGGTAATTTTATATGGATCTATGTATGGATCTACCGAAAAAATAGCATATGCACTCGCAGATGGATTGGTAGGTGCAGGCGTAACCGTTAGGATATTAAATACAGAGTCCCCAGTAAATAAGATTATGAATGAGCTCATGGACGCTCGTTATGTACTCATTGGTTCTCCAACTATGAATGCAAATATATATCCGCCAGTACGCAATATATTGTCTTGGTTAGAAGATTTAAAACCTATTGACAAGCTAGGCGTTGCTTTCGGTTCGTATGGATGGGTAGAATGTGCAACAGGGCATATTTGTGAAACTTTCAAAAAATTAAATTATGAAATTATAGATGACGAATGTTTAAAAATACAATTTACCCCTTCAGTAGAAGAATTAAGGGAATGTCGTGAATTCGGAAGAAAATTGGGCAGTACTACTAATAATAATAATAATAATAATAATAATTACGGAAATTAA
- a CDS encoding P-II family nitrogen regulator — protein MKKIEAIIRMERLNIVKTALSDNGFISLTVSEVKGRGVQGGIVERYRTSEYVVDLLPKIKLEIVIPDDEKDKVIEIIKENAYTGKMGDGKIFVIPLEQVIRIRTGENGNTAIK, from the coding sequence ATGAAAAAAATTGAAGCTATTATACGTATGGAAAGGCTAAATATCGTTAAAACAGCACTTTCGGATAATGGATTCATAAGTTTAACGGTTTCCGAAGTAAAAGGCCGTGGTGTTCAAGGCGGTATAGTTGAAAGATACAGAACTTCCGAATATGTGGTTGACTTATTGCCAAAAATAAAACTTGAAATAGTTATTCCAGACGATGAAAAAGACAAAGTAATCGAAATCATCAAAGAGAATGCTTATACGGGCAAAATGGGCGATGGAAAAATATTTGTAATTCCATTGGAGCAGGTTATAAGGATAAGAACTGGAGAAAATGGAAATACGGCTATTAAATGA